The following are encoded together in the Thunnus albacares chromosome 7, fThuAlb1.1, whole genome shotgun sequence genome:
- the gatd1 gene encoding glutamine amidotransferase-like class 1 domain-containing protein 1, with translation MSAKPTCLIVASASPQGVSAKSFHQSFSLCTSAFNLQTATPGGKPIDFVGVDESTARWVQDFNVKPYATPAKLESIDGARYQALLIPDCPGALNDLAHSGSLHRILTHFISHQKPVCAVGQGVSALCCATEGQRWIFSGYSLTGPSVFELVRRPDFANLPLIVEDFVKDSGGSYTASQEDAVHVVIDRHLITGQNMQSTSLAVNNLILLFSAK, from the exons ATGTCTGCGAAGCCAACATGTCTGATAGTGGCGAGTGCTTCTCCTCAAG GGGTGTCAGCAAAGTCTTTCCATCAGTCCTTCAGTCTTTGTACCTCAGCGTTTAACCTTCAGACAGCCACACCTGGG gGGAAGCCTATAGACTTTGTCGGAGTGGATGAAAGCACTGCCAGATGGGTGCAGGACTTCAATGTGAAACCCTACGCAACACCAGCCAAACTTGAATCTATAGATG GTGCTCGATATCAGGCGCTGCTCATCCCGGACTGTCCTGGAGCGCTGAATGACTTGGCACACAGTGGCTCTCTGCACCGCATTCTCACACACTTCATCTCTCACCAAA AACCTGTGTGTGCAGTCGGACAAGGAGTATCGGCGCTGTGTTGTGCCACTGAGGGACAGAGGTGGATCTTCAGCGGCTACAGTTTAACGGGG CCATCAGTGTTTGAACTGGTGCGGAGGCCAGACTTTGCCAATTTGCCCTTGATTGTGGAAGACTTTGTGAAGGATAGTGGTGGATCCTACACAG CAAGTCAAGAAGATGCTGTGCACGTAGTCATCGACAGACATCTAATAACTGGACAGAATATGCAGTCAACCTCACTCGCTGTAAATAATCTAATCCTGCTCTTTAGTGCCAAGTAA